A genomic region of Ignavibacteria bacterium contains the following coding sequences:
- the cmr1 gene encoding type III-B CRISPR module RAMP protein Cmr1 codes for MKKLTLTCKLITPMFMAGADSSTPELRASEFKGMMRWWWRAMKAEDNIQVLKSAEQKIFGGTEEGTGKSKVTLRILSPKISIGQNIGSELANLEGIKYLYYSTFLLQSRGNRIFRSYFKPKPIQETKNSSDCTQFTIELTAFHEGINVFKHFVASLWLSIYLGGFGTRARRGGGNLEITSCNGDNCDIDFICNAKNIDELKNWMQTNLSKIKNIINQSSNGTNKYTNLSNQVILIFEPKNNWVSALDFVGLRFREFRHNHKEDIFRTPAFGMPIMHGKFKVRLVPYIARRPNQRLSERWASPLIIKVIKSLYEDYYPVVIKLTPGGINFIAKETKNNNNEWRISDRDNDIQKFNAKILDDFLNELKENTNCKEIPDGQT; via the coding sequence ATGAAAAAATTAACATTAACATGCAAATTGATAACACCAATGTTTATGGCTGGGGCTGATAGTTCCACCCCAGAATTACGAGCATCGGAATTCAAAGGTATGATGAGATGGTGGTGGCGTGCAATGAAAGCTGAGGATAATATTCAGGTTTTAAAATCTGCTGAACAAAAAATTTTTGGAGGAACCGAAGAAGGAACAGGTAAAAGTAAGGTAACCTTAAGAATTCTAAGCCCTAAAATTTCAATAGGGCAGAATATAGGTTCTGAGTTAGCTAATCTAGAGGGGATTAAGTACCTTTATTATTCTACTTTCCTGCTTCAATCTCGTGGTAACCGAATTTTTAGAAGTTACTTTAAACCAAAGCCTATTCAAGAGACTAAAAATTCTTCTGATTGTACTCAATTTACAATTGAATTAACTGCTTTTCACGAAGGCATAAATGTCTTTAAACATTTTGTGGCATCACTTTGGCTGTCAATTTACTTAGGTGGTTTTGGTACAAGGGCAAGAAGAGGGGGCGGTAATTTAGAAATTACTTCTTGTAATGGTGATAACTGCGATATTGATTTTATTTGTAATGCAAAAAATATTGACGAATTAAAAAATTGGATGCAAACTAATCTTAGCAAAATAAAAAACATAATAAATCAATCATCTAATGGAACTAATAAATACACCAACTTAAGTAATCAAGTTATTTTGATTTTTGAACCTAAAAATAATTGGGTAAGCGCATTAGATTTTGTTGGTTTGAGGTTCAGAGAATTTCGACATAATCATAAAGAAGATATTTTTAGGACACCTGCATTTGGAATGCCAATTATGCACGGAAAATTTAAAGTCCGTTTGGTCCCTTATATTGCAAGAAGACCAAATCAAAGGCTCTCAGAAAGATGGGCATCCCCTTTAATTATTAAAGTTATAAAGTCCTTATATGAAGATTATTATCCAGTTGTAATTAAACTTACACCTGGTGGAATAAATTTTATAGCCAAAGAGACAAAGAATAATAATAATGAATGGAGAATTAGTGATCGCGATAATGATATTCAAAAATTTAATGCTAAAATTTTGGATGATTTTTTAAATGAACTAAAAGAGAACACTAACTGTAAGGAAATACCCGATGGACAGACCTGA
- a CDS encoding sodium:solute symporter family protein, with the protein MSLILFGILIYILLQLFLGFYISRFIKSEDDYLLGGRRLGYFLTTFSIFATWFGAESCIGTAGAAYESGLAGVTADPFGYGIVLLLMGFFFAVPLYKMNLTTIADFFRNRYSDTTAKIIAIIMIPTSILWAAAQIRAFGLILSSTSNLSVEASILISALIVITYTVFGGLLADAYTDLIQGLVLIFGLILLSYIVFLNGVDLQSILNRITFEKLNIQASSNISLSINFLLTIEAWAVPICGSLIAQEMVSRVFAAKSHKVAKHSSIVAGSLYILIGLMPLSLGLIGYQLLPELEHPEQILPLIAQKFLSPALYVIFAGALISAILSTVDSTLLASSALMSHNLIFPSFKIRDEKKKVKISRINVLIAGIIAYVLATKAEGVYNLVKDASAFGSSGIFIVFMFGLLGKFGNGISANLTVIVGSIIWFIAHYLFGFELSYLISLGSALLVFVFSALSEKWLMEFIPAIKKLFS; encoded by the coding sequence TTGAGTCTTATTTTATTCGGCATTTTAATTTACATTCTTTTACAATTATTTCTTGGTTTCTACATCTCACGCTTCATCAAGTCAGAAGATGATTATCTTTTAGGGGGAAGAAGACTTGGTTATTTCCTGACGACATTTTCAATATTTGCAACCTGGTTTGGTGCTGAATCCTGTATTGGAACTGCTGGTGCAGCTTATGAATCAGGACTTGCGGGAGTTACAGCAGATCCTTTTGGTTACGGAATTGTCCTTTTATTGATGGGTTTCTTTTTCGCAGTTCCGCTTTATAAAATGAATTTAACGACCATAGCTGACTTTTTTAGAAACAGATATTCGGATACTACGGCGAAAATCATTGCAATAATAATGATCCCAACTTCAATACTCTGGGCAGCAGCACAGATTCGCGCATTTGGATTAATTCTATCATCCACTTCAAATCTTTCTGTGGAAGCTTCTATTCTAATATCAGCTTTAATAGTAATTACTTACACTGTTTTTGGCGGATTACTCGCTGATGCTTACACAGATTTAATTCAAGGACTTGTTTTAATATTTGGTTTGATTTTACTCTCTTATATTGTTTTTTTGAACGGAGTCGATTTACAGAGTATTTTAAACAGAATTACATTTGAAAAATTAAACATTCAAGCTTCAAGCAATATATCTTTATCAATAAATTTTCTATTAACAATAGAGGCTTGGGCAGTTCCTATTTGTGGTTCATTAATTGCCCAGGAAATGGTTTCAAGAGTTTTCGCAGCTAAATCTCACAAAGTTGCTAAACACTCTTCTATCGTGGCTGGTTCACTTTATATTTTAATTGGACTTATGCCTCTCAGTCTTGGACTTATTGGCTATCAACTTTTACCCGAACTTGAACATCCAGAACAAATTCTTCCATTAATTGCACAAAAATTTCTTTCACCAGCTCTGTATGTGATTTTTGCCGGAGCTCTTATATCAGCGATTCTATCTACTGTTGATAGTACATTACTTGCATCTTCAGCTTTGATGTCTCACAACCTAATTTTTCCATCCTTTAAAATCAGAGATGAAAAGAAAAAAGTGAAGATTTCTCGAATAAATGTTTTAATCGCAGGAATAATAGCTTATGTTCTTGCAACTAAAGCTGAAGGTGTCTATAATTTGGTAAAAGATGCATCAGCGTTTGGCAGCAGTGGGATTTTTATCGTGTTTATGTTTGGACTACTTGGAAAATTCGGGAATGGAATAAGTGCTAACTTAACAGTTATCGTAGGTTCAATAATATGGTTTATTGCCCATTATTTATTTGGATTTGAATTAAGTTATTTAATTTCGCTTGGTTCTGCGCTCTTAGTTTTTGTTTTCTCGGCTTTAAGTGAAAAGTGGTTGATGGAATTTATTCCTGCCATCAAAAAACTTTTTAGTTAA
- a CDS encoding HD domain-containing protein has product MLNQKSIRDLQNKDLIDHYFLLRKLEVKQKKDGNNYLVLEFSDKTGSISGNYWEGFEEFHRQAKVGAIVKVKGSVELFNERLQLKIETAAIVENSEEVTINDFLPNSLRDPDEMKKEFWKRVKKIQNDWLKNLLHNIFNQERFDRFCFAPAGKSFHHNYIGGLLEHTLEVVQICDLMCDISEKSNFQPPINRDLLITGAMLHDVGKIEELSYETAFDYTDKGRLLGHIVIAANWIYAACAQIPYFPEELQTLVLHLVLSHQGKLENASPVEPKTLESIILYYADELSAKTNAYRQIIQGGSDVNSNWTKYHHLIQSSLFISKDPEYYLKNSFMDQKNSEEEKNGNTLFDRTD; this is encoded by the coding sequence ATGCTAAATCAAAAATCCATCAGAGATTTGCAGAATAAAGATTTAATCGATCACTACTTTTTATTGAGAAAATTAGAGGTCAAGCAGAAAAAGGATGGTAATAATTATTTAGTTCTAGAATTTTCTGATAAGACAGGTTCGATATCTGGAAATTACTGGGAAGGTTTTGAAGAATTTCATAGACAGGCTAAAGTTGGAGCAATAGTTAAAGTTAAAGGTTCGGTCGAATTATTTAATGAGAGACTTCAATTAAAAATTGAAACTGCAGCGATTGTTGAGAACAGTGAAGAAGTTACCATTAATGACTTCTTGCCTAATTCTCTTCGTGATCCCGATGAAATGAAAAAAGAATTCTGGAAACGAGTAAAAAAAATTCAAAATGACTGGTTAAAAAATTTACTTCATAATATCTTCAATCAAGAACGATTTGACAGATTTTGTTTTGCACCAGCTGGAAAATCATTTCATCATAATTATATCGGCGGGTTACTCGAACATACTCTTGAAGTTGTTCAGATCTGTGATTTGATGTGCGATATTTCTGAAAAATCTAATTTTCAACCACCAATTAATAGAGATTTATTGATAACTGGCGCAATGCTTCACGATGTTGGAAAAATTGAAGAGCTTTCTTACGAAACTGCCTTTGATTATACTGATAAGGGAAGATTATTGGGTCACATTGTAATTGCTGCAAATTGGATTTATGCTGCTTGCGCGCAGATCCCATATTTCCCTGAGGAGTTACAAACGCTTGTTCTCCATCTAGTCTTAAGTCATCAGGGAAAGTTAGAAAATGCATCACCAGTCGAACCTAAAACATTGGAATCAATTATACTTTATTATGCAGATGAATTAAGTGCCAAGACAAATGCATATCGCCAGATAATTCAAGGCGGAAGTGATGTTAATTCAAACTGGACCAAATATCATCATTTAATTCAAAGTTCACTTTTCATCAGTAAAGATCCTGAATATTATCTCAAAAATTCGTTTATGGATCAAAAAAATTCGGAAGAAGAAAAAAATGGGAACACTCTCTTTGACAGAACTGATTAA
- a CDS encoding NAD-dependent deacylase, whose translation MGTLSLTELINKVVDKLLEAKSIVVFTGAGVSAESGVPTFRDKDGLWQKLKPEELANFNAFMRNPDLVTEWYSHRRKIMHQVQPNAGHYAIAELEKYFERFVVVTQNIDNLHRRAGSKNVFELHGNIERNYCIKCKKFYDLGDNYPDKAIYCECGGLIRPDVVWFGEMLPEDQYEGAVKAARSCDVCFSVGTSAVVFPAAYIPIYAKQSGAFLVEINPNPTEISSIADVVLQGKSGEIFPLIVEEFKKRKSLQSE comes from the coding sequence ATGGGAACACTCTCTTTGACAGAACTGATTAACAAAGTTGTTGATAAACTTTTAGAAGCAAAATCAATTGTTGTTTTTACAGGTGCAGGAGTTTCAGCTGAAAGTGGAGTTCCAACCTTTCGCGATAAAGACGGTTTATGGCAAAAACTAAAACCAGAAGAGCTTGCCAACTTTAACGCATTTATGAGAAATCCAGATTTAGTAACTGAATGGTATTCACACAGAAGAAAAATAATGCATCAAGTTCAGCCTAATGCTGGACACTATGCAATTGCTGAACTCGAAAAATATTTTGAAAGATTTGTCGTAGTAACTCAAAACATCGATAATTTGCATCGAAGAGCGGGATCAAAAAATGTTTTCGAGTTACACGGAAATATCGAAAGAAATTATTGCATCAAGTGCAAAAAGTTTTATGATCTGGGTGACAATTATCCTGATAAAGCTATTTATTGTGAATGCGGTGGTTTGATTAGACCAGATGTGGTCTGGTTTGGCGAAATGCTTCCAGAGGATCAATATGAAGGTGCGGTAAAAGCAGCTCGAAGTTGTGATGTTTGTTTCTCAGTTGGGACATCAGCTGTTGTTTTCCCTGCTGCTTATATCCCTATTTATGCAAAACAAAGTGGAGCTTTTTTAGTTGAGATAAATCCAAATCCAACAGAAATTTCCTCAATTGCCGATGTTGTACTTCAGGGGAAATCGGGAGAAATATTTCCATTGATTGTGGAAGAATTCAAAAAAAGGAAATCACTTCAGTCTGAATAA
- a CDS encoding SRPBCC family protein yields the protein MLYKLERVQIINFDIKTVWKYFSNPVNLNDITPPDMSFEILTSNLPDEIYPGLIIQYKVSPFAGISTNWVTEIKHVIPEKLFVDEQIFGPYKFWHHLHLFEEIDSTKVKMTDKVYYKLPAGVIGKFVHQIIIKKRLNEIFDYRYKKIDEMFNYR from the coding sequence ATGCTTTATAAATTAGAAAGAGTTCAAATAATAAATTTTGATATCAAAACAGTCTGGAAATATTTTTCCAATCCAGTAAATCTTAACGATATCACTCCGCCTGATATGAGTTTTGAAATTCTAACATCAAACCTTCCTGATGAAATTTATCCTGGCTTAATTATACAATACAAAGTTTCACCATTTGCTGGAATTTCAACCAATTGGGTTACAGAAATTAAACATGTAATTCCTGAAAAACTTTTTGTTGACGAACAAATTTTTGGTCCATACAAATTCTGGCACCATCTGCATCTTTTTGAGGAAATTGATTCTACTAAAGTAAAAATGACCGATAAAGTTTATTACAAATTACCAGCGGGTGTAATCGGGAAATTTGTTCATCAAATTATTATCAAAAAAAGATTAAATGAAATTTTTGATTACCGTTACAAGAAAATTGATGAGATGTTTAATTATCGATGA
- a CDS encoding sugar ABC transporter substrate-binding protein, with the protein MKKFVYILLSFILINCSNKSDKIEIEFWTLQLSPAFNDYFHELISNYEIRHPNIKIKWVDIPYDAAIQKLLSAIIAGNPPDVVNLSSDFLSKFEGINALIDLKTLYPADTFKIYLHNALENCIINDKIIALPWYLNTYILIYNKKLISEAGFNEKDLPKNFDELINFIKEYKRRTGKFSFFWNIGKDSYLPIMLESEGIQMLDDQMKKALFNSAEGIELISKWVELYKNGFLPRETIIAPGSKIIEPYQSGDVAMVFTGPVFIRRIKENSPEIYRNTGVSSVITGKNGTHELAAMSVSVLASSKHKKEAADFIFYLTNAENQLKFSKLTITFPSINEALKDSFFVIDDGTLKSKARKIGAKDLEKARRLRKYLQHPKFDLLRDIFDEAIQDACLGKKSVKQALDDAAKEWNKILSEEY; encoded by the coding sequence ATGAAAAAGTTCGTTTACATTTTATTAAGTTTTATTCTAATCAATTGTTCAAACAAAAGTGATAAAATAGAAATCGAATTCTGGACACTTCAGCTAAGTCCCGCTTTTAATGATTATTTCCACGAATTAATTTCAAACTACGAAATAAGACATCCAAACATCAAAATTAAATGGGTTGACATTCCTTACGATGCAGCAATTCAAAAACTTCTTTCAGCAATTATTGCTGGCAATCCACCTGATGTAGTTAATTTATCGTCCGATTTTTTATCAAAATTTGAAGGAATAAATGCACTTATAGATTTAAAGACACTTTATCCTGCTGACACATTTAAAATTTATCTTCATAATGCATTAGAAAATTGTATAATCAACGACAAAATAATTGCCCTGCCCTGGTATTTGAATACTTACATTTTAATTTATAATAAAAAACTTATCAGCGAAGCAGGTTTTAATGAAAAAGATTTACCGAAAAACTTTGATGAACTAATCAATTTCATAAAAGAATATAAAAGGCGAACCGGTAAATTTTCTTTCTTCTGGAATATTGGGAAAGATAGTTACCTTCCAATTATGCTTGAGTCAGAAGGTATTCAAATGTTAGATGATCAAATGAAAAAAGCTTTATTTAATTCTGCGGAAGGAATTGAGTTAATTTCAAAATGGGTTGAACTTTATAAAAATGGATTTTTACCAAGAGAAACCATTATTGCCCCTGGTTCAAAGATAATTGAACCATACCAATCTGGTGATGTAGCTATGGTGTTCACTGGACCTGTTTTTATTCGTCGTATTAAAGAAAATTCACCAGAAATTTATAGAAATACTGGAGTAAGTTCAGTCATAACTGGCAAAAATGGAACACATGAACTCGCAGCAATGTCAGTTTCGGTTTTGGCATCGAGCAAACATAAGAAAGAAGCAGCTGATTTTATTTTTTATTTAACCAATGCAGAGAATCAATTGAAATTTAGCAAGCTTACAATAACATTTCCATCGATTAATGAAGCCTTAAAAGATTCATTTTTTGTGATTGATGATGGAACACTTAAATCTAAAGCTCGAAAAATTGGTGCGAAAGATTTAGAAAAAGCCCGTAGACTCAGAAAATATCTTCAACATCCAAAATTTGATCTACTAAGAGACATTTTTGATGAAGCAATTCAAGATGCCTGCCTTGGAAAAAAATCTGTCAAACAAGCCCTCGATGATGCTGCTAAAGAATGGAATAAAATTTTAAGCGAAGAATATTAA
- a CDS encoding polyketide cyclase: MEGEKQKIKIEVFVRRPVEEVWEYFTDSLHIRNWNFASDDWHCPFAENELKPGGRFRYTMASKDGKYSFDFSGTFVNVALWKFLSYRLDDGRLVEINFDQSPKGTLITEIFEAENVHSIEQQKLGWQSILNNFKIYSENK, from the coding sequence ATGGAAGGTGAAAAACAAAAAATTAAAATTGAAGTATTCGTAAGAAGACCAGTTGAAGAAGTCTGGGAATATTTTACAGATTCTCTTCACATTCGGAATTGGAATTTCGCATCAGATGACTGGCATTGTCCATTTGCTGAAAATGAATTAAAACCGGGAGGAAGATTTCGCTACACTATGGCTTCAAAAGATGGTAAATATAGTTTCGATTTCTCGGGAACATTTGTGAATGTTGCTTTATGGAAATTCCTTTCATACAGGTTGGATGATGGAAGGCTTGTTGAAATAAATTTTGATCAATCACCAAAAGGCACGCTTATCACAGAAATTTTTGAAGCTGAGAATGTACATTCCATAGAACAACAAAAGTTAGGCTGGCAATCTATTTTGAATAATTTCAAAATTTATTCTGAAAACAAATAG
- a CDS encoding insulinase family protein, with protein sequence MKQLKIILSIILVLLLTSNIYGQKKGKDMQLNIDIPYTKFVLDNGLTLIVHEDHKAPIVAVNVWYHVGSKNEKPGKTGFAHLFEHLMFNGSENFDDDYFQAMERIGATDLNGTTNEDRTNYFQNVPTSALDIALWMESDRMGHLLGAVTQAKLDEQRGVVQNEKRQGENQPYGKVWELISKGTYPAGHPYSWTVIGSMEDLNAASLEDVHEWFKTYYGPNNAVLVIAGDVNTQEVYEKVKKYFGDIPPGPPIAKHQVWIAKMSGTKRQIMQDRVPQARIYKVWNIPQWGTEELTYLDLVSDVLGSGKTSRLYKRLVYDEQICTSVQVYGSPGEIGSQFMIVATSKPGIDLKKVEESLDDELNKFLKEGPTEKELERVKTEFEASFIRGIERIGGFGGKSDILAQNQVFGGSPDYYKKVLNWVRNATTKNLKDVAQDWLSDGVYILEVHPYPELKAIPSDVDRSKLPEQGPAPEIKFPELQKAQLKNGLKVVLAERHSIPVVNFNLVVDAGYAADQFALPGTSKLTMEMIDEGTKKRTALQISEELSLLGASLGSGSDLDVSYVSLSALKNKLDESLDIFADVILNPVFPEEDFNRLKAQTIAAIQREKVTPTSMALRVFPKILYGENHAYGNPMTGSGTEESVKKITRDDLIKFHQTWFKPNNSTLVIVGDITLDEILPKLEKLFDGWKPGTVPVKNISEVAHKEKSVVYILDRPGSLQSLIFAGHIAPSSSDPDDIAIEMMNTIFGGAFTSRINMNLREDKHWSYGASSFLMGARGQRPFIVYASVQTDKTKESMVEIKKELEQIKTTKPPTEEELNKNKQNEILALPGSWETMRSVLGSIVTIVKYNLPDDYYQKYPQKLQQLNLDDVKRATNKVIQPDKLVWVVVGDRSKIEKGIRELNYGEIYFVDSDGNPIQ encoded by the coding sequence ATGAAACAACTAAAAATAATCCTTTCAATAATTTTGGTTTTACTTCTTACATCTAATATTTATGGACAAAAGAAGGGTAAAGATATGCAGCTGAACATTGATATCCCATACACCAAATTTGTATTAGATAATGGATTAACTTTAATTGTTCACGAAGACCACAAAGCACCAATTGTTGCAGTTAATGTTTGGTATCATGTCGGTTCAAAAAATGAAAAACCTGGTAAAACAGGTTTTGCCCATTTATTCGAGCATTTGATGTTTAACGGAAGCGAAAATTTTGATGATGATTATTTTCAAGCTATGGAAAGAATCGGTGCAACGGATTTAAATGGAACTACTAATGAAGACAGAACCAATTATTTTCAAAATGTTCCAACTTCAGCTCTTGATATTGCTCTCTGGATGGAATCAGATAGAATGGGACATTTACTCGGAGCTGTAACCCAGGCAAAACTTGATGAACAAAGGGGAGTTGTTCAAAACGAAAAAAGACAGGGTGAAAATCAACCTTATGGAAAAGTGTGGGAGTTAATTTCAAAAGGAACTTATCCTGCTGGACATCCTTATAGTTGGACAGTTATCGGTTCAATGGAAGATCTAAATGCGGCATCCCTTGAAGATGTCCATGAATGGTTTAAAACTTATTACGGTCCAAATAATGCAGTGCTTGTTATTGCTGGAGATGTAAATACACAGGAAGTTTATGAAAAGGTTAAAAAATATTTCGGTGATATTCCACCAGGGCCACCAATTGCAAAGCATCAGGTCTGGATTGCGAAAATGTCAGGCACCAAACGACAAATTATGCAGGATCGAGTTCCGCAGGCAAGAATTTATAAAGTGTGGAATATCCCTCAATGGGGAACTGAAGAATTGACTTACTTAGATTTAGTAAGTGATGTTCTTGGAAGTGGAAAAACTTCACGACTTTACAAGAGATTAGTTTACGATGAGCAGATTTGTACGAGCGTTCAAGTCTATGGATCGCCAGGTGAAATTGGAAGTCAATTTATGATTGTTGCAACCTCAAAGCCTGGAATTGACCTGAAAAAAGTTGAAGAGTCACTTGACGATGAATTAAATAAATTTTTGAAAGAAGGACCAACTGAAAAAGAACTCGAAAGAGTTAAAACAGAATTTGAAGCATCATTTATAAGAGGGATTGAAAGAATTGGCGGATTTGGCGGTAAGAGTGATATTCTTGCTCAAAACCAGGTTTTTGGCGGTTCGCCGGATTATTATAAAAAGGTTCTAAACTGGGTTAGAAATGCGACAACAAAAAATCTTAAAGATGTTGCTCAAGATTGGTTAAGTGATGGTGTTTACATTTTGGAAGTTCATCCTTATCCAGAATTAAAGGCAATTCCTTCTGATGTCGATAGATCAAAACTTCCCGAACAAGGTCCAGCACCTGAAATAAAATTCCCAGAATTGCAAAAAGCTCAATTAAAAAATGGATTGAAAGTAGTTCTTGCTGAAAGACATTCAATACCAGTTGTTAATTTCAATCTTGTTGTAGATGCTGGTTATGCTGCTGATCAATTTGCATTGCCCGGCACAAGTAAATTAACGATGGAGATGATTGATGAAGGAACAAAGAAAAGGACAGCACTTCAAATAAGTGAAGAACTATCTTTACTTGGTGCATCGCTTGGAAGTGGAAGCGATCTGGATGTTTCTTATGTTTCCCTTTCTGCCTTAAAAAATAAATTAGATGAAAGTCTGGACATCTTTGCAGATGTAATCTTAAATCCAGTTTTTCCAGAAGAAGATTTCAATCGATTGAAAGCTCAGACAATCGCTGCTATCCAAAGAGAAAAAGTTACTCCTACATCAATGGCTCTCCGTGTCTTCCCAAAAATTCTTTATGGGGAAAATCATGCTTATGGAAATCCAATGACAGGATCAGGAACCGAAGAATCTGTTAAGAAAATTACACGTGATGATTTAATTAAATTTCATCAAACCTGGTTTAAACCAAATAATTCGACTCTTGTAATTGTTGGTGATATTACACTTGATGAAATTCTACCAAAACTTGAAAAACTTTTTGATGGATGGAAACCCGGAACAGTTCCAGTAAAAAATATTAGTGAAGTTGCTCATAAAGAAAAATCAGTTGTTTATATTCTTGATCGACCTGGTTCGTTGCAATCACTAATTTTTGCTGGACACATTGCACCTTCAAGCAGCGATCCCGATGATATTGCGATTGAAATGATGAACACAATTTTTGGTGGTGCATTCACATCAAGAATTAATATGAACCTTCGAGAAGATAAACATTGGTCTTATGGCGCTTCTTCATTTTTGATGGGTGCAAGAGGTCAAAGACCATTTATCGTTTATGCTTCGGTTCAAACTGATAAAACAAAAGAATCAATGGTCGAGATTAAAAAAGAACTTGAGCAAATTAAAACTACAAAGCCACCAACAGAAGAAGAATTGAATAAGAACAAACAAAATGAAATCCTTGCACTGCCAGGCAGCTGGGAAACGATGAGATCAGTTTTAGGTTCTATCGTTACAATTGTGAAATACAACTTGCCTGATGATTATTATCAGAAGTATCCTCAAAAACTTCAACAGCTAAATCTTGATGATGTAAAGCGAGCAACAAACAAAGTTATTCAGCCTGATAAACTTGTCTGGGTTGTTGTTGGTGATCGATCAAAAATTGAAAAAGGAATTCGTGAATTGAACTATGGTGAAATTTATTTTGTTGATAGTGATGGAAATCCAATTCAATAA
- a CDS encoding NTP transferase domain-containing protein, translating to MEIQEVIDQFSDNLNPKTKEAAVILAAGHGKRIKSNISKMLHKIWGEPTAVRVHKAAAEGLENPNIVMVVGIKAEDVINTIGKRTQTTFAFQQFQNGTGDAVKVGIEPLKKINFNGDVYIFPGDMGLLNKETVKKFRNDFQNLNCDMLVMTGIYEGDYKKNYYGRIIRVPKKDKFGNDSGEDFGSVIEILEQKDILNLSDDKPYEVSYKGKTYSFTKEELLKISEFNAGVYAVKFQPLIEHINKITSDNVQGEIYITDLISIFNQNGLKVKAVSPEDQSVVLGFNVKSVLKEMESIARSKAYEKLKDIIEIDDPDDFFIADEVIDQILEMDKKGIPLDIKIGKGVHIGKNVKLNYGVELKKNVFVDGNVIFGKNVKIWENALLSTFPHQQFIIGDNVEILWGDIIKGNIIIGDNSRIESSVNMTGSDEFPLRIGKNVLIKGTSYLFGTIVEDDVHIEHSVLIKKRVERVVKKDGTIRSVRFYLPMPEGVDSVSDL from the coding sequence GTGGAAATTCAGGAAGTAATTGATCAATTCAGCGATAATCTTAATCCAAAAACTAAAGAAGCAGCGGTCATCTTAGCTGCCGGGCATGGCAAGAGAATAAAATCAAACATTTCCAAAATGCTTCACAAAATTTGGGGCGAACCAACTGCAGTTCGTGTTCATAAAGCAGCAGCCGAAGGACTTGAAAACCCTAATATTGTAATGGTCGTAGGAATTAAAGCAGAGGATGTAATTAATACCATCGGTAAAAGAACTCAAACTACATTTGCATTTCAACAATTTCAAAACGGGACAGGTGATGCAGTCAAGGTTGGTATTGAACCATTAAAGAAAATCAATTTTAATGGTGATGTTTATATCTTTCCTGGCGATATGGGTTTGCTTAACAAAGAAACTGTAAAAAAATTCCGTAATGATTTTCAAAATCTAAATTGTGATATGCTTGTTATGACAGGAATTTATGAAGGTGATTACAAAAAAAATTATTATGGAAGAATTATTCGAGTACCAAAAAAAGATAAATTCGGCAACGACTCAGGTGAAGATTTTGGAAGTGTAATTGAAATTTTAGAACAAAAAGATATTCTAAACCTATCAGATGATAAACCTTATGAAGTTTCTTATAAAGGGAAAACTTATTCGTTTACAAAAGAAGAGTTACTAAAGATTAGTGAATTCAATGCTGGTGTTTATGCGGTTAAATTTCAACCATTAATTGAGCACATTAATAAAATTACAAGTGATAATGTTCAAGGTGAAATTTATATAACTGATTTGATCTCAATTTTTAATCAAAATGGACTGAAAGTCAAAGCTGTCTCTCCAGAAGATCAAAGCGTTGTTCTTGGTTTCAATGTGAAAAGCGTTTTAAAAGAAATGGAATCAATTGCACGGTCAAAAGCTTATGAAAAATTAAAAGACATAATTGAGATTGACGATCCAGATGATTTCTTCATTGCCGATGAAGTTATTGATCAAATTCTTGAAATGGATAAAAAAGGTATTCCTCTTGATATTAAAATAGGCAAAGGTGTTCATATAGGTAAGAATGTAAAATTGAATTATGGTGTTGAATTGAAAAAAAATGTCTTTGTCGATGGAAATGTAATCTTCGGGAAAAATGTGAAGATCTGGGAAAATGCTTTACTTTCAACTTTCCCTCATCAGCAATTTATTATTGGTGATAATGTTGAAATTTTATGGGGAGATATTATTAAAGGAAATATCATTATTGGAGATAATTCAAGAATTGAATCAAGTGTAAATATGACAGGAAGTGATGAATTTCCATTAAGAATTGGAAAGAATGTCTTGATCAAAGGTACAAGTTATTTGTTCGGTACCATTGTTGAAGATGATGTCCATATTGAACACAGCGTATTAATCAAAAAGAGAGTCGAGAGAGTTGTGAAGAAAGATGGAACCATTCGTTCCGTAAGATTCTATCTTCCAATGCCTGAAGGTGTAGATTCAGTCTCAGATTTATGA